The genomic segment CAGGGAGGCTTCCGGGGCCAGGGCGGTGGAATCCCCTGGGGCCAGCGCCCCCTCGGGCCCCTCTTCCCCTGGCTTCATGTGGGAGAGGGAGGACTCGAACCAGCTCTGCACCTTGGACTCGGTGCCCACGGTGGGGCCCAGCAAGATGACGGACTCGCCAGACAGGGCACACGGGGAGCCCCAGCCGGCCTTGGGGTCCagcacctcctccacctcctccttgcCACACAGCAGCGGGGCCTTGGGCGACAGCGGGTCCTGCAGGCCCGGCCTCTGCTCGGGGCTGCCCAGGAGCTCGCACAGAGACGAGTACTCCTCCGCCTCCAAGTCCCCCTTCCTGCCGGCGGGCGGCAGCAACGGGAGGTCTCCAAAGTCAGCGGCGGAGCAGCAGTGCCGGCTGTCCTCCAGCCACCGGTCGGCCTTGCCCACCTCGGGACACTGCAGCAGCCCGCCCGCCTCCTccttcacccctcccccctcctcctgctgGGAGTCCCGGGGCACCACGGCCTTCTCCGCCGAGGGCTGCTCCTCCTGGAAGCCCAGGCAGGCCGAAGCCTCGCGGGCGTCTTCCTGGCCGACGCTGTCGGCGGCCTTCCCGCCCTGCTCCAGGCCCTTGGCGAGCTCGCCGGGGTGCAGCCCCCACCGGGGACAGGCGTCCCCCAGGTTCTCCTCGGGCCAGGCGAAGGGGTTGGCGCTGTCTGCCGAGCTGGCGGCGGTCGTGTCTGGAAAGCAGTCGAAAGCCGCTGTGGCGGGGTCCGAGGCGGCGGCCCCCAGCGTGGGCTTGGCACCAAAGGAGAGGGGACCAGTTGTCTTCTTGGGGTCAGGGGTGGCGAAGCCCACGGAGGGATCTTCGAACAGCCCCGGGCCGAAGTCCTTGGTGCCGCCGCCCTTCTCCAGCTGTAGGGCCTCGGGCAGGGCGTCCTGCTCCCCCGGCCGCGGCCACGCACCCTTGGCCATGGGGTCCAAGCAGGCGCTGTGGTTCTCCAGCGAGAAGGGCGGCTTGCCGGTGTCCTTGGCCAGGCCGGGCGCCTCGGCCCAGACCTTGTCGGCCTTCTCGCTGATGGCCTCCTGCAGCCCCAGGATCTCGGAGGCCAGGTCCTCCTGTGCCAGGGCGCTGAGCAGCAGGCGCGGGCAGTCCCGCTCGCCAGCCACGAGCTTGGAGAAGCTGTCGAGCGGCAGGCTGCCGTGCAGGCTCTGGAAGGAGTCATCGGACTTGGTGGACATGTCGTCGGGCGAAGTCACAGAGCAGGTGGACACGGACTCGGGCTTGGCCTTGGAGCTGCCGTGGACCCTGGCGGGGCTGCCGCGGGCCTGGCTGCAGTAGAGGAAGCTGCGCTCCAGCGGGTCCTCGGAGCCGCTCAGGTAGTCGGCCTCGGGCGGCTCGGCGTGCGTGGACTGCGGGGTGCTACTCAGCGGCTCCGACAGCGGCGTGCCCGCCGGCTCGGCCGAGTAGCCGCTGCCCTCGGGGCTGCAGTGCTGGCTCTTGTGCTGCTCCGGGGTCCGGGCCGCCAGGCTCTTGACGCCCTTCTTCTGGGGCATGGCCGCCTTGGAGAGCAGCAGCTGCTGCACAGTGTTGGAGATGTTCTCCACCTGCGAGGTCAGCGCCGTGAGGCTGTGCAGGCTCAGGTCTGACAGCAGGCTCTCGGGAAGCTTGTCCTTCTGCAGGGCCTTGCAGTTGGCAGCTTGGGCGTCCACGGAGCCGGCGGCGTCCGTCGGGGAGGGGTTGAGCAGGGGCAGGAAGTGGCTGTGGTCCGCGAGACCGGCGGGGAAGGCTCCAGGGCCAAGCGGCTGCTGGTTGTAGGGAAAGTTCTCCAGGTTGGGCATCAGCGGCGACGGGGTGGAGCTGTAGGAAGGGGAGCGGCCCACGGAGCGAGCGGGCGAGTGGCTGGAGCTGGGGCTGAAGGTCTGGTAGTACTGCTCCGGGGTCCTGACGGCCGCGTCCGGCTGGCAGTAGCCGGGGCCCTGCTGCCCGTAGTGTTGGTACTTGGTGAGGCTCTGGTAGTGGAGGGTCTCCTGGGCGTGGTGGCGGCTCTGGAGggcttgctgctgctgctgcttctgtggCTCGTAGCTGAGGCGCCCAGGCTGGTAGGCGTGAAGGCTCGGGACCCGCTGGCCTGGGGCCAGGCCGGCGTTGGCGGTCAGCGGCCTGTCGTGGGGCTGGGTGGACGGGGCCGTGCAGCTCTTGTAGGAGTGGGCCCCCTGTCCGCCACCCTGGCCGGTGGAGGAGTAGGTGGAGGAGACGGGGAAGGACTGGGACTGCTGGGGGAAGTGGCTGCCcggggggaagggcaggggcgaGGCGAGGTCGTTCTGGGGTTTCTGCCTTTGGAGCTTGGGGTAAGCCAGGGGCTGCGACAGCTGCTGCTGGACGTGGAGGGTGTGAGTCCGAAAGGGCAGCTGGGCGCCCTGCTCTGGGTACTGCCGGGCGGGGGGTGCTGCTGTCTTCTTCATCAGGTTCTCGTCATATTTGCCCACCGCCCCTGGCAGGGGTTGCGGCTGCGGGGGTGGTGGCTGCGGCGCCCCCCAGGCCTGCAGGCCCTCCTCCCCCGAGTAGCGGCCAGGGTAGGGGCTGCCGTCCTGGACGGCGTAGCCCGCGAAGGACGGCCTCCCCTGCGGGGCCTGCGGAGAGGACAGGCCTTTGCTGGCGCGCGCCGCCGTGGCGGGCGTGCCGGCGCCGCCCTCGTAGCTGGGGAAGGGCTGCGGGCCGTAATAGTCCTTGGTCAGCAGACGCTGCCGGTCGCAGCTCAGCCCAGCCTGACTCGGCTGCCGGTAATTCTCCAGGCGAGATGTCTCCTGTGAGGTCTGCTGGTAGGTCTGTTGTTTGCCATGGAAACCACACCTTTCTCGAAAAGACTGCATGACTCGGGCTGGTTATCTGTGAAAAGAGAAAGGGCGAgagggagggcggggaggggcagagggagagcgATTCAGACGAGCCATTTCCTCTCCCTCGGAGAGCCGGCCCCCCTCCCGGCCCTGCCCTCTCCCGCAGCCTCCCCACCAGCTGTGCACATATTGACAACTTCTGTGTCAGGGACGTGTGCTCTGTAATTCCCGCTCCGACAGGGATGGGTACAGGGAGGCCACCGAGGAGGGAGGTGCGCCCCGGCTGCCCAGCGCCAGGTCACTGGggagctgccccctcccccagccggctcccccctccctcccccacagcccTTCCCTGCCATTTCAGAATCATTTAGCAGGGCAATTCCCGCTCCCCTGTCCCCTGGGGCTGCTGGATCCGGTAAGCTAGCCCCAGTGCAGCAGTGTTCAGGCGTGACCCAGCGTGCGGGGGGCTGGGGACAGCTTGCCCTGCCCCAGAAGCCACTCACCGAGGCCTGGcgtgcgcgcacgcgcacacacgcacgcgcacacacacacacacctcctccaTCACTGCCGTGCCATCTGGAATCTGTGTTCCTTCCAGCAGACGCTGATTAGGGGCTGCCGAGCCACTGTAGGCATAAAATGTCCCCTCCTCGACTCCCAGGAACGCGGGACGGCGGCACCTGCCTCCTATTTTTCATACCGTAGGCACGTAAACAGATTACGTGGCCCGGAGAGAGGCAGCACATGCTGATGGGGGACAGGGCTGCGGTCCCTCCACGTGAGAGGCAGCCCTGGGCCTCCTGGGTGGGCGGGGCCTGCACGGGGTCAGGGCCAGGCCGAGAGCCCATCTGTTTATGATTTTAGGGGCCGGCGCGCACAGGGTCCGACCTGCCCCAAAGCAGGATCGGGGGTCAGGAAGTGAccctggagtgggggtggggggccttCAGGGCAGAACAACTGGATTCACATAACAGGCCAGCTGCAGCGTCCAGGCTAATGGTGGTCCTGCCGCCACCCAAGCCCCtcggaggagggaggaaggagtaaGGATGCCCCAGGCTCAGGAGTCCTCATGGCGAGGGCTGGCGGTAGCCTGCGTCCCTGGGCACGGCGTTTACACACACCATGCTCGCCTGCACAGCCCAGGCCCCCAGGAGGGCACAGGGAACCTCGCAGTGCCCGTTCCCAACCCCAAAGAGGAAGGGGTGGCTCGCCATGGGCTACGAGCCTCCAGGGCTCTACGGGGGGAGCACAGAGAACGGGGTGGGGGACAGGCACACGTGGAGGGAGGGGCTCCCCCAAGAGGTGCAGCTCACCCCTTCTTCACCCAGATCCCACCTCCATGCTCTCCTCATGCGGTggccggggggtggggcggggcgctGACCAGGGAGGGGTCAAGCCTGGGGCGGCCGGGCAACCCCAGAAACCCTGTCAGCACAGCCCAGGCCAACCTCCCTGCCCTTGGCAGTCGGCTGCCCGAACTCAGGGACTGAAGCCCATGACCCTGGAGAGGGCTCGGCCCCTGCCCACAGGACGGGTCACAGCCCCATGCCATGTACTCTCCCTGGCTCATCACAGGCGCCCCAACACGGAGGAGACCCCCTTCTGACCCAGTTTAGTCCATCCTGGTAGCTGCAGTCAAACACAACAGGAGGTGCCTGCTGTGACCCAGCCTTGGTTCCGGGGCGGCTCCCCGCCAGGTGGGCAGCCCGCACCTCCCCCATGGGGCTCCGGGAGGGGGGTgccggcgggggaggggaggctcctTCTGCCCTTGGGCAGTGCACACTGGCACTCCCTCTGGCCCAGGCCTGAGCCGGCAGGTGGAGGCCTCTGCTCAGAGTGTCCTCTGCAGTCCCCGCGCTCTGCCCTCCCTGATGAGCCCGGAATTCGCAAACCGAGGCCCACTCTGAAGGCCGCGCGTCGCATATCCGCACAAATTACATTTCAGCTTTTATTACCCAGATCGCTCTCATTTCCCGCTGAGCGTCTTGTGGATATCGTTAACATttctacagctttttttttttaatattttttcgcATTCTCTACAAATGCGTTACcagaaacattatttaaaaagagTGCTCTGGCCAGTGTCCCCTTCCCTGTTTAATCAGTCCAGCTGCTGCGTCTTTGAATTTCGCAGAGCCGTATTACAGCGGGTTTTCCAATGCACAGGAGCAGCTGGACGCGGTGAAAGCATCTATCTCTAAGACAAGACAGTTCAACTAAAACACGCGAAGCCCAGTGGCTGGTGGAGAAGGCAGGCAAAACTGCCTCCCAGCACCACCTCCGAccccaggcccagggaggggaggggggcgcaGGAGCAAAGGCCACCTCTCAGAGCCACCAGGTCCCCGGCCCCCGCCAGCTCTGCCGGGAGAAAATGGGGCTCGGCCTCTTTAAGAGCTGCCTCAGGCCTGCCACAGGCTCTGTTGTTATTaattattatgattatgattaGTTTTCAAGAGCACTAGAAAAGGACAGGCGGGAGAGAGGCAGGCTGAGAGCTGGGGTGGGCGGCATCAGGAGGGGGCGGAAAGAGGTTCGCTGGGCAGAGAGATGGTGACCTCTGAACCCGGGAGGAGAGGTGGCAGTGGAGGGGTGCAGGCTGGGGGTCTGGCCTCTGTTCTGCTagagggagaaggggtgggggtcaggggagggCACCCAGTAACATACCTTCACAGGACGACTCCTGGTCCAGacccgcctccccccaccccccccagacACTTGGTCAAGGCCACATCTCAGGTTCTAGCCAaactgggagggaaggaagaaggaaaaagaggaaagaaggaagggaggaggaagtcAGTCCTGAGCTCCAGATCCGTCAGTGCTTCTGTGGCGACTCCTGTGAGCCGGCCTGCCCGGGCCCCTGGCCCAGGCAGAAACAGCGCAAAGCTGGGCCGGGCCGCAGGGCCCGCCCATGCCCCAGGACTCCTCTAGCTCAGCGACGGGTCTCCCTGCTCCCCACGCCATGAAAGGGGGCGTGACGAGCCCCACAGACACCCTCAGGCCCCAGGCACGAGGCCATCAGCCCCCGAAGGCCTTCGGCGGCAGGGCAACGAGGGCTCAGCCGTGTTTTCAGGCAAAGAGCACAGCTCTGCGGTCCCCGCACAGGCACTGCGGGACccgctggggtggggggcaggggcagcctTGCCCGCGGTGCGTGCCCACCCCGTGTCTGCACACTCACTGCTTTGACTGTTCTGCCCTTTTACAGAGAAAGGGGAGGCTCAGAGGGGCGAGGACCTGAGTGTGAGCCCCCCACAGGGCAGCTCCTTGTGATGGATGCCGCAGCGGCATGGACGGCCCTCGCCAAGAATTCCCAGTTTAGAGGAAGGCCCCTTGGGGCACGATAAGGAAATGGGGGTGCCCAGGTCCCCTCTGCAACCTGCATGGCCCCAGAAGCCGGGTCGGGCCCCACCCAACTGTAGGGAATCTACTAGTGGGCAGTGGCGGCCCCTGGCTGCCTGCTGTGCCCTGGGCAGCCTCAGAGACAACTCACTGGGCCCACAGCCTCTCTAGCCCCCAGGGTCAGGCCCCGGTCAGGGAAGTGGCCCAGCGTGGGCCGGGAGCTAGCTCCCGCAGggacctgggagggaggggcgaGGAGGAAGCTTCTGTTCCCCAGCGGGGGCCCTGGGGCCATGCTCACCCAAGGTTCTTTTACGACCTGGTTTTCTGATTTGCAGCTGCagggaaaaaactttaaaacccaACCCACTCAAGGCCTGGGAACGAGGAAGGAGGGGAAAGTTACCTGAGTCAGGAGGCCGGGGATGGGGTGTCCCAGGAGGAACGGAATGGTGGGACCACCTTGTGCCTCCCCATGTGCTGTGGGTGATGGATACTAAACAGGACACCTTGATGAAAACGATCGATCGTTAGTCAGGCCCACTGCTATTCTGTGGGGGCTATTGAATCCCAAGAGCCTGGCCTAAATGGGGGGAAGGGGTGTTTCCAAGGACTCCCCAAGACAAGAGAGCCCAGGGCCCCCAGGCCTCTGGGACAGGCACCAGGAGAGGTCAGCTTGGGGCAGAGGGGGCCCATCCCGGGCATAAGGAATCCCAGAGAACAAGGCAGCCCCCACCCCAAAGTACGGCGTCTCAAGACCACCCTCTGTGGGCAACAACCATCCTCGTTCACGGGCACCCACGGGAGAACCCCACAAGGATCCAGCACACCCCTCTCTGCAGGGCTGGAGGTCCTGAATGTTCAGACAAGTTATGGGGTGAGAGGGGGAGAAGCAGGAAGACAGCCGGGCTCCTTAGCTGAGGCTAGGGAccgtggggcagggggaggtccGGGGCTCTTTGGAGGACGTGTGAATGGGGGGGGCAGAGGCTTCTGGTCTCTCCAGGGGTCTGGAAAGCCTCCCCTCGAAGCCCACCAACGCTGCCTCTTCCAAGGACCCAGCGGCGGAGACAGCCAAGACCTACTAAGCCCCCAGAAAGAGAGCCTCCCCTCAGGGTCAACCCACCAGGAGGAGGCGCTGCCCGCCCCGGGCATCACCGCTGTCCTGGGCACCATCCGGGCGCCGCCTGCGGAGCTCTCAGCCCGGCCGCCTCACCCCTGCCCCATAGTGCAGTTTCTGGGATGTGAGGGTCAGCTGAGCCGGAGGGGCCCACGGCCCAAGGGGTGAGGGCAGATGGCCAGCCGGACCCCTCCCCGCCGTGAGGTGTGGGGCAGCAAGGATTCGGCGCAGCCGGGCTGTTGGCACTCACGAGCCCTCCGGGGGAGGCTGGCGGGTGGGGGGCCCACCCTGCTATCGGCTCCACGCCCATCAGTCTCTCGTGGACAGTGGTTGCTTTTACGTCATTTTATCCACCACTCCCCAACTCTgtcaaatgaggaaaagaaaatggggcTGGTGCTGGGCACACAGCTAAGAGGGCTGGGGTCAGCGGCCCCCAGTTTCAAGGTGAAGGAGCTGGTCCAGAGGCTGGCATGGGGAGCTGCCCCATGCCCCGCTGGTCTCCCGGGTGACTGCACAGTGCAGGTGACAGAGGATCTGTTTGCTGGTTTTCAGGGGAGGCAGAGAAGGCAAGGAGAGAGCCTAACCTCTCACCCCAGTCTTGTCCTGGACACCCCACGTGCCCCACCCACCGTGGCTTCCCGGGGAAGAGGACGTACCAAGGTGCCCAGCTGGTGGTCAGTGTGGCACCTCCCGGggcctcagggcctttacacCGCCTTTTCCTCTGCTGGGAATGCCATTCTCAGGTACCACGCGGCTCCTCTGGCCCCCTGGGCTCCCCTTTGCTCACGTCACCTCAGGTGGCCGACCCTAACCACTGTTGGAAACCCACAGtccaccgccccccgcccccccccccccacttctccAAGGTAACAAGTCACATGGCTGGCTGGCCGGCTGGCTTAATTACGCCTCTCCTCTTCAGGAAG from the Delphinus delphis chromosome 19, mDelDel1.2, whole genome shotgun sequence genome contains:
- the RAI1 gene encoding retinoic acid-induced protein 1 → MQSFRERCGFHGKQQTYQQTSQETSRLENYRQPSQAGLSCDRQRLLTKDYYGPQPFPSYEGGAGTPATAARASKGLSSPQAPQGRPSFAGYAVQDGSPYPGRYSGEEGLQAWGAPQPPPPQPQPLPGAVGKYDENLMKKTAAPPARQYPEQGAQLPFRTHTLHVQQQLSQPLAYPKLQRQKPQNDLASPLPFPPGSHFPQQSQSFPVSSTYSSTGQGGGQGAHSYKSCTAPSTQPHDRPLTANAGLAPGQRVPSLHAYQPGRLSYEPQKQQQQQALQSRHHAQETLHYQSLTKYQHYGQQGPGYCQPDAAVRTPEQYYQTFSPSSSHSPARSVGRSPSYSSTPSPLMPNLENFPYNQQPLGPGAFPAGLADHSHFLPLLNPSPTDAAGSVDAQAANCKALQKDKLPESLLSDLSLHSLTALTSQVENISNTVQQLLLSKAAMPQKKGVKSLAARTPEQHKSQHCSPEGSGYSAEPAGTPLSEPLSSTPQSTHAEPPEADYLSGSEDPLERSFLYCSQARGSPARVHGSSKAKPESVSTCSVTSPDDMSTKSDDSFQSLHGSLPLDSFSKLVAGERDCPRLLLSALAQEDLASEILGLQEAISEKADKVWAEAPGLAKDTGKPPFSLENHSACLDPMAKGAWPRPGEQDALPEALQLEKGGGTKDFGPGLFEDPSVGFATPDPKKTTGPLSFGAKPTLGAAASDPATAAFDCFPDTTAASSADSANPFAWPEENLGDACPRWGLHPGELAKGLEQGGKAADSVGQEDAREASACLGFQEEQPSAEKAVVPRDSQQEEGGGVKEEAGGLLQCPEVGKADRWLEDSRHCCSAADFGDLPLLPPAGRKGDLEAEEYSSLCELLGSPEQRPGLQDPLSPKAPLLCGKEEVEEVLDPKAGWGSPCALSGESVILLGPTVGTESKVQSWFESSLSHMKPGEEGPEGALAPGDSTALAPEASLTQKPNKPAVPEAPIAKKEPVPRGKSLRSRRVHRGLPEAEDSPCRAPALPKDLLLPESCTGPPQGQMEGAGAPGRGTSEGLPRMCTRSFTALSEPRTPGPPGLPTTPAPPDKLGGKQRAAFKSGKRVGKPSPKAASSPSNPAALPVASDSSPMGSKTKETDSPDAPGKDQRSMILRSRTRSQEAFHCKRRRASESRLPNCRAAKKLLANNHLPATFKVAGSPQKEGRAGQRARVPKPGAGGKLSDRPLHTLKRKSAFMAPVPTKKRNLVLRSGSTSGDTKEEGAEGPPTLFKRMTSPKKAKPTKGNGEPTAKPPPPETPDASLKLASRASVQGAMKTKVLPPRKGRGLKLEAIVQKITSPSLKKFACRAPGAPPGNPLSPSLPEKDRGLKSAGGSPLGAEEGLLNVSAGQKFPAALGADPLCRNLTNRSLKGKLVNNKKLSSTDGFKTEAFTSPEALLPGGTALAPKKRSRKGRAGALGLPKGSLEKRPHLGPALLLTASSTQGGSEDSPGGGGKKPKTEELGLASQPPEGRPCQPQVRAQKQPGHANYSSYSKRKRLTRGRAKNATTSPCKGRAKRRRQQQVLPLDPAEPEIRLKYISSCKRLRADSRTPAFSPFVRVEKRDAFTTVCTVVNSPGDEPKPHRKPSSSSSSCSSSLDAAGVSLATLPGGSVLQPRPSLPLSSTMHLGPVVSKALSTSCLVCCLCQNPANFKDLGDLCGPYYPGHCLPKKKPKLKEKVRPESTCEEASLPLERTLKGLECPAAAAATTTATTTATTTTTGKPPRPDGPADPAKQGSLRTSARGLSRRLQSCYCCDGRGEGGEETAPADRSRKHECSKEPPAEPGGDAQEHWVHEACAVWTGGVYLVAGKLFGLQEAMKVAMDMTCSSCQEAGATIGCCHKGCIHTYHYPCASDAGCIFIEENFSLKCPKHKRLPL